From the genome of Latilactobacillus curvatus JCM 1096 = DSM 20019:
ATACCAATCCACTTTCACTTGTTCACCGTAAATATCGCCATTGAAATCTAATAAGTTAATCTCCACCGTTACCGGGTTATTGCTGTGGAACGTCACATTCCGACCAATTGAAGCCATGCCAATATACCATTGACCGCGCACTAAAAAGCGGACCGCATAAATCCCAATTCCTGGTAATCGTTCTGGTCGTTGCGATTCGATGTTAGCAGTTGGAAACCCTAATTCTCGCCCGCGTGCTTCACCATGCACTACTTCACCGGTCGTTTGGTAAACATAACCGAGTAATTCATTAGCTTCCGCAATCTTACCAGCATCTAAATCCTCTCGTACTAATGTCGAGCCGATTTTGACACCATTATGGTCATGTTCTGCAACTGTCACAATGGCAAAGCGCCCTTTGGCATAGTCTGACAATGTCGTCATATTCGCAATCTCTTTTTTACCATAAGTGTAATCAAAGCCAGCCACCACTGTATCCGCATGTAAAGCGACTAAGTATTGATCGACAAATGTTTGTGGGGCTAGTTGTGCAAATGCTTCATTAAAGTGCACGATGTAGAAAACATCAACGCCTAACTCCGCCATCAATTCTTGCTTGCGCTCAACCGTTGATAAATAACGGAATGACTCCCGATCGGCATTGCGATAAACAATGGCAGGATGGATATCAAACGTCATCACAGCTAATAGTAAACCTTTTTGAACTGCAATTTGTTTTGCTTTCCGAATTACAGCTTGATGGCCTCGATGTACGCCATCAAAAAAGCCAAGCGCCAAGACCACTTGGTCAGCTGGCACTTGTTCTTTTGAATATGGATGAATTAATTCAATGACACGCATATTTTTCACCTAGTTTTTTTTAATGAGTCCCTTGATTTTGTAAATACATTTTATAAGGGCGATAAAGATGTTGCGCTGCTTTTTCAACTTGATAGAGCGCCTTGATATGCCCTTGATAGGTCAACGCCACAATCTCATCGGTTTGTTCTGGCAATGTCAAGAACACACCGTTTAAAAGCTTGGCCCATTGATCGTCGTCTAAAGCAATCTTCTTGTAATCTTCAAATACATGGTCAATTGGCAATAAAACGTCTGCCAGTTCGCCCGCTTCAGCTTTTTGCGCCAATTGTTCCAACGTGATACAGTTACCAATTTGAATGCCGCCACTCTTAAGACGTGTCAAATCGGACATCACTGCGGGTAAACCGAGTTTACGACCGAAATCAACAGCTAATGTGCGGATATAAGTCCCCTTTGAGCAACTGACAATGAACCGGAATGTTTGGCGCCCAGATTCTGCGTCAAATTGTGGTTCACCATCCAAATCAAACTGCGTAATCGTGATTGAACGTTGTGGCCGTTCGACTGGATCACCAGCGCGCGCATAGTCGTATAAACGCCGCCCATTGACTTTCACCGCTGAAAACATGGGGGGAATCTGAATTGAATCGCCCAGAAAACTAGCGAGGGTCTCTTTGATTCTCTCAGTTGAAAAAGGTTCTGTTAAGCGCGCCTCTTCAACGACTTCACCATCTAAGTCTTCAGTCGTTGTTGATAAGCCAAGGGTGATTTCACCCGTGTAGACTTTACCAGAATGCACCAATTGATCAACAACCTTCGTTGCTTGACCGATACAGATTGGTAACACCCCATCGACGTTGGGATCCAACGTGCCAGAATGGCCCACTTTCTTCATGTGTAAAATGCGGCGCACTTTAAACACACAATCGTTACTCGTCATGCCGCGTTCTTTATATAAGGGTACAATGCCGTCCATAAGTAATCTCCTTTAAGTATTAACTAAACTATTATAGCATAGAGTGTGAAGTCGAACGGGATTAGCTTTATGATGCTGCTCAATTTATTATCAAAGCACAAAAAAAGATGGGACAAAAGAAACTCTTGCCCATCCTCGCTCAATGTTGTTTTATTAGTAACCTTTTTTACTCGGCAAATTCTATAATTAATCCGAACAGAAATTAAAAAGCCCAAAGCAATCACTTACAATGGTAGTAGCTAATTCCAACCAATATAGGGAGTGATTACTTTGGGTACATCTACTTTATCACGTTTTCAACGTGGCGCACTAGCACAACTGGTCAATGAGGGGAATAAATCTTACCAAGTAATGGCTGACGCCTTAGGCGTCGCCAAAGCTACGATTAGCTATGAGTTGGACCGAGTTAAACCTTATGATCCAGAATTAGCTCAGCAAGATGCAGATCGCAAAAGGCGGAATTGCGGTCGTCGTTCGATGCTGACGGCAGCATTAGCGACTTTAATTACCAATCACTTACGATTAACCTGGTCACCAGAAACCATTGCGGCCGCTTATAACTTGAGCACTGCGTCAATTTATAATTGGCTTAATCGTGGCTGGCTCCCCTTCAAATTGACTGATCTACCCAATCGGAATGTCCGCCAGCACCGAGTGAGCGAAAATCGTGGGAAATTTACAAGTGGGACTTCCATCGAACAACGGCCAACAACTGTTAATCAACGGTTAGCTTTTGGTCATTGGGAAGTAGATACGGTGCTTTCTAGTCGAAGTGAGTCACGATCATGTCTGGTTACATTCGTAGAACGTAAGACCCGACTTCTATGGGCCATCAAAGCCCCTAATAGAACGGCTAAGGCTCTAAACACCGCCTTTGGCAAGTTTATGGGGGCCTTCGGTCCCCAAGTAAAATCCATTACTGTTGATCATGGTAAAGAGTTTGCCAATTATCAGGCCTTAGAATAGGATTATCAGATCAAAGTTTATTTTTGCCATCCATATTCACCATGGGAGCGAGGTTCCAATGAATATTTTAATAGACGGTTACGCTGGTTCTTCCCGAAAAAGACCAATTTTAGCCAAGTAACGACTGATGAGATCCTAGCAGCACTTGAACTAATTAATCAACGACCATTAAAAATACATCATCAACAGACTGCCATTGAAAGATTCCGGGCTTGTTCGGATTAAACTTGTAATTTGCCGTGGTAAAAAACCAATCAATTGTAATCTGATCTTCGCTTAGCTGATGACGAATATAATCTGGTTTACTCATTTGAATCCTTCCCTTCTGGTTTTCCAGTGACTTCAGTCGACCGTTTTGGTGATTTCCATACACCCGCATCTTTACCTCGAATGATTTGGCGAATCGTTGGCACAATTTCGACTGCTACGGTATATGTATTAACCATCCAATAAATCAAGATATACCAAGGCGCAAAGGCGATATACTTCAACGAACGGCCGCCATCGTTAAAGTAAGACGCTTGTACCAGCTGAATCAACCCTACCAATATCTCGATTGTGATGAAAATCCCTGAAAATGACAGATTTGAGAGTAGCCGATGCCAATCATGATTAATCAGATAACCCATTTGAAGCACTACAAAGGTCACCATACTCATCCAGTAAAATAACGACCAAATAATACTCAAACCATAATCGATAATACTTGGCACCATCGAAAAGTGCTTAATCGGGTGCCGTAAAATGCTAAACGATTTTGTTAAGAGCACGTAAATCCCACCGGAAGTCCATCTTCGCCGTTGCTTAACGAGTTCTGGTAATGTTTCTGGCACATCCATAAAAAAGCGAATGTGCGGTGCAAAATATGCTTGCCACCCTGCAGTCTGCATATCCCAAGAAATCGCAATATCTTCAGTTGGTTGTTCTGCCTGCCAACCACCGACATCGATCACCGCTGCCTTACGGTACATCGTATTCGCTCCAGAAAAGGCAAACAGCCCACCGTAAGAAAGTTGCGACCGTTTAATTAAGCCAATAATTGAATTTAATTCATTTTGTTGAGCTTCTGCGACTAGCGTTGTCTTATTAATCGACAACATATTACCAGTCACGGCGCCTAATTGAGCGCCCCCTTCCCGCTCAAGATAATACATATACTTCCATAAGGCATCCACTTCGGGTTTCGAATCAGCATCGTTGGACAGAATAAATTCACCTTTAGCAAATCCTAAAGCACTATTAAAACCCGCCGCTTTCCCGCGATTATTAATAATCGTGAGCGTTCGCAAGCGCTGCCCATATTTAAAATAATGCCAGTTCTATCTGTCGAGCCGTCATTAACGACAATGATTTCGTAGCGGTCAGTTGGATAATTCATTTGTGTCGCTAAATGATCAATCGTCGCCTGAATTGACGCCTCTTCATTGTGGGCTGGCACTAAAATCGTAATAAATGGCGTCCCCTTTTTAAGATAGCGTGGTTGATCAGCCTTTTCCATCAATAACCAATAATATAAACTAGAGACAATAAACGATAAGCCCCCAATAATCGGATACGAAACGAGCGTATAGATTAATATTTGAGTTAAAGAGTCTGTCAACAACATGTACGCGCCCTCATTTCAGATTGGATTTTAATCAGTTAACAATGAATTCACATCATATAACTCACTTGCCGCGCTAAACCATAAAATATCTGCCAATAACAATAGTTTCATTACTTCAATAGTAATATGGTGCAAACGACTAAGTCAATTTAATAGATTATCGTTTCCATAAGGTCATTCAAACAAAAAAAGAGCCCCGCTTTCGCGGGGCTCTTTTTCACAGTTTAACGCTGTGCTTCATCTTCGTGTAACTTACGTAAAAGTTCGTCGATATGTTCACCATAACGCACTGAACCGTCTTGTTCAAAGGTGATTTCTGGAATCTTGTACAACTTAATCCGTTGGCCAAGTTCGCTGCGAATCAATCCTTTAGCTTTATCTAAGCCAGCTTGTGTCTTTTCAGCGTCACTTGCTAAGCCAGATAAAATGCTGTAATAAACTTTAACATGTTGTAAGTCACCACTGAGATTAATATCAGTGATTGTGACCCCTTCAACTCGGGGATCACGCACTCTTTTTAATAAAATGTCATTTATTTCGCGTTGAATTTCTTGTTCAACCCGACCAACACGATGTTTCATTGCTTGTCCTCCTGTAAATTAATTATTTAACAGGTACTTCTTCCATCACGTAGGCTTCAATTTGATCATCAATCTTAATATCATTGTAATCTTCGATTGTCACACCACATTCAAAGCCAGTTTTGACTTCTTTAACGTCATCTTTGAAACGTTTCAAGCTTGAAAGTTTACCTTCATAAATCACGATACCGTCACGAATTAAGCGGACACCACTATCACGTTGGATAACGCCAGTGTCAACGATACAACCGGCAATTGTCCCGATCTTAGAAACATTGTATGTTTCACGAACAGTTAATTGACCCGTTACTTTTTCTTCGTAAACTGGTTCTAACATACCCTTCATAGCAGCTTCGATTTCTTCGATTGCCTTGTAGATGATTCGGTGTAAACGAATATCAACTTGTTCAGCATCGGCTTGAATCTTAGCTTGTGGTGTTGGGCGAACATTGAACCCGATGATGATGGCGTTACTTGCAGCAGCTAATGTGACGTCACTTTCGTTAATCGCACCAACGGCTTCATGAATAATATTCACGCGCACGCCTTCGACTTCAATCTTCCGTAAACTACCAGCCAAGGCTTCTGTTGAACCTTGTACGTCGGCTTTGATAATAACGCCAACTTCTTTTAATTCGCCTTGTTTCATAGTTTCGAACAAGTTATCTAATGTGACAGGGTTTGAACGGCTACGTTCCTTCAAGAGCGCACGTTTGGCACGTTCTTCACCAGCAGCACGAGCTGTTTTTTCGTCTTCAAAGACAACAAAACGGTCAGCTGCTTGTGGCACATCATTTAACCCAGTAATTTCAACTGGTTCTGATGGGAAGACTTCCTTCACACGACGACCGCGATCATTTGTCATGACACGGACACGACCAAAGGTATTCCCAACAACGATTGGATCACCAATCTTCAATGTCCCTTGTTGGATCAAGAGTGATGCAACAGGTCCTTTACCCTTATCAAGACGGGCTTCGATAACTGTCCCAACTGCTTTTTGATCTGGGTTAGCCTTCAATTCAAGCACGTCGGCTTCAAGAAGCACCATTTCAAGTAATTCATCAATGTTTTCACCAGTCTTAGCTGAGATCTTAACAAAGATGGTATCGCCACCCCAGTCTTCAGGAACAAGGCCGTAACCCATCAATTGTTCCATGACGTGATCTGGGTTTGCGCCTGGTTTATCAATCTTATTCACCGCAACGATGATTGGGGCTTTAGCAGCCTTGGCATGGTTGATGGCTTCGATTGTTTGTGGCATCACACCGTCATCAGCAGCAACAACTAAGATGATGATATCAGTGATATCAGCACCACGCGCACGCATGTTACTGAAGGCCGCATGTCCAGGTGTATCTAAGAATGTGATTAAACGATCGTTTAACTCCGTTTGGTAAGCACCGATATGTTGCGTAATCCCACCGGCTTCACCATCAGTCACGTGACTGTTACGTAAGTTATCCAATAAGGTTGTCTTACCATGATCAACGTGACCCATGATTGTGACAACTGGTGGACGGCTCACAAGGTTGGCATCACTCTTAGCTTCTGTTTCAAATACTGAATCGATATCAGCAATATCCACTTCCACTTTTTGTTCTGCTTCGATGCCGTAATCCGTTGCTAATAATTCGATTGTATCCTTATCAAGTGATTGGTTCATGTTAACCATAATCCCTAACATGAATAACTTCTTGATAATTTCAGCTGGTTCACGGTGAATCTTCTTAGCGATGTCCGCAACGTTCATGCCTTCAGAGTAAACTAATACTTCTGGTAATGGCCGTTCTTTACGTTGTGGCATTTCCTTCTTAGCAGCATTTTGTTCAGCTAATTGTTGCTTACGGGTCTTCTTACGTTTCTTATTGAAACGTTGTTGATTGTTACCGTAGCTGTTATACCCGCCGCCACGTTTCTTATCTGGGCCAAAGTTCTTTGGCTTGCTTGCTGTATTGTTTGATGCTGGTTTAGCAGCACTCACCGTATTAGCTTGCATTTTTTGTTGCATTTCTTGTGCCGAAACTGGCCGACTTTGGTTCGAGTTGTTATTAGGACGGCTGTTTGTATTGTTTGCTGGACGGCCGTTGTTATTGCTGTTTGCAGGACGATTATTTGTTGTCGTTGGGCGTGCGCCGGCTGGCTTGTTGCCGGCTGGACGACTGCTGTTATTACCGTTTGGTTTAGCAGCTGGCCGTG
Proteins encoded in this window:
- the ribF gene encoding riboflavin biosynthesis protein RibF, with the translated sequence MRVIELIHPYSKEQVPADQVVLALGFFDGVHRGHQAVIRKAKQIAVQKGLLLAVMTFDIHPAIVYRNADRESFRYLSTVERKQELMAELGVDVFYIVHFNEAFAQLAPQTFVDQYLVALHADTVVAGFDYTYGKKEIANMTTLSDYAKGRFAIVTVAEHDHNGVKIGSTLVREDLDAGKIAEANELLGYVYQTTGEVVHGEARGRELGFPTANIESQRPERLPGIGIYAVRFLVRGQWYIGMASIGRNVTFHSNNPVTVEINLLDFNGDIYGEQVKVDWYHYLRGEVKFDSAEALIDQLHQDEADTRTYFEKLEAQH
- the truB gene encoding tRNA pseudouridine(55) synthase TruB, with the translated sequence MDGIVPLYKERGMTSNDCVFKVRRILHMKKVGHSGTLDPNVDGVLPICIGQATKVVDQLVHSGKVYTGEITLGLSTTTEDLDGEVVEEARLTEPFSTERIKETLASFLGDSIQIPPMFSAVKVNGRRLYDYARAGDPVERPQRSITITQFDLDGEPQFDAESGRQTFRFIVSCSKGTYIRTLAVDFGRKLGLPAVMSDLTRLKSGGIQIGNCITLEQLAQKAEAGELADVLLPIDHVFEDYKKIALDDDQWAKLLNGVFLTLPEQTDEIVALTYQGHIKALYQVEKAAQHLYRPYKMYLQNQGTH
- the rbfA gene encoding 30S ribosome-binding factor RbfA, whose translation is MKHRVGRVEQEIQREINDILLKRVRDPRVEGVTITDINLSGDLQHVKVYYSILSGLASDAEKTQAGLDKAKGLIRSELGQRIKLYKIPEITFEQDGSVRYGEHIDELLRKLHEDEAQR
- the infB gene encoding translation initiation factor IF-2; protein product: MGKKRIYELAKEINVASKDLLETAVKKGYDLKNHMATIDDNQEKALRAIFHKETKPAATTTDSKPAAAPAAPKASEKTDNGKIKINKAAIRRRPEASSKPAPRSNNQRPQGNRNGQASNGQNRNNANGRPNNNNARPNNGRPNNNAANRTNGNTRPAGSNQPLSLQEQISQANARRQRTQERIQQQREQREADEKKRRQQSNRPRPAAKPNGNNSSRPAGNKPAGARPTTTNNRPANSNNNGRPANNTNSRPNNNSNQSRPVSAQEMQQKMQANTVSAAKPASNNTASKPKNFGPDKKRGGGYNSYGNNQQRFNKKRKKTRKQQLAEQNAAKKEMPQRKERPLPEVLVYSEGMNVADIAKKIHREPAEIIKKLFMLGIMVNMNQSLDKDTIELLATDYGIEAEQKVEVDIADIDSVFETEAKSDANLVSRPPVVTIMGHVDHGKTTLLDNLRNSHVTDGEAGGITQHIGAYQTELNDRLITFLDTPGHAAFSNMRARGADITDIIILVVAADDGVMPQTIEAINHAKAAKAPIIVAVNKIDKPGANPDHVMEQLMGYGLVPEDWGGDTIFVKISAKTGENIDELLEMVLLEADVLELKANPDQKAVGTVIEARLDKGKGPVASLLIQQGTLKIGDPIVVGNTFGRVRVMTNDRGRRVKEVFPSEPVEITGLNDVPQAADRFVVFEDEKTARAAGEERAKRALLKERSRSNPVTLDNLFETMKQGELKEVGVIIKADVQGSTEALAGSLRKIEVEGVRVNIIHEAVGAINESDVTLAAASNAIIIGFNVRPTPQAKIQADAEQVDIRLHRIIYKAIEEIEAAMKGMLEPVYEEKVTGQLTVRETYNVSKIGTIAGCIVDTGVIQRDSGVRLIRDGIVIYEGKLSSLKRFKDDVKEVKTGFECGVTIEDYNDIKIDDQIEAYVMEEVPVK